One Thermodesulfobacteriota bacterium DNA segment encodes these proteins:
- the kdpF gene encoding K(+)-transporting ATPase subunit F: MLWIATLVLIFCFIYLVYAIIKPERF, from the coding sequence ATGCTCTGGATTGCGACTTTAGTCCTGATTTTCTGTTTCATATATCTGGTGTACGCGATTATTAAACCCGAGCGTTTCTA